The Candidatus Bathyarchaeota archaeon genome includes a window with the following:
- a CDS encoding transcriptional regulator: MISIFEFSYRYIIPSIKRRLVEKLVEIGVTRKEIAKKLDLSTSAISRYLSMERGTYINIAVYNDVDNAVNKLASLIKNNIIDFNDIQVHIFKIVLYALSKKYVCKDHAKVDPKINPNLCLICPTLFSNFNITET; encoded by the coding sequence ATGATATCAATATTTGAGTTTAGCTATAGATATATTATTCCATCTATTAAAAGAAGGCTTGTTGAAAAACTTGTAGAAATCGGTGTAACACGCAAAGAAATCGCTAAAAAATTAGATTTATCAACTTCAGCGATTTCAAGATATCTTTCAATGGAAAGAGGTACATATATAAATATTGCCGTATATAATGATGTGGATAATGCCGTAAATAAGTTAGCTTCTCTTATAAAGAACAATATTATAGATTTTAATGATATACAAGTTCATATATTCAAAATAGTTCTTTATGCTTTAAGCAAAAAATACGTATGTAAAGATCACGCTAAAGTAGATCCAAAAATAAACCCTAACTTATGCTTAATATGCCCTACACTTTTCAGTAACTTTAACATTACTGAAACATAA
- a CDS encoding DUF438 domain-containing protein, with product MSTIDKNKIEILKDMLRSLHKGESVENLKQKLKNILKEISPFEIPLVEQELIKEGVPISEIFKLCDLHVELLKDALRSNELKDVPDGHPLNLLSKENMYITKFVKTMNIYMELLNKDSLDAVNYLKAINNVVFELKKFRLHYKKIQMLIFPYLERRGITAIPRVLWSKEDQVIIKLRELSMLIEKGLSNPKEFINNIVEKAKEVSNAISDLIFREEKILFPAVWILLSEGEWAAIHEAAKDIGYLVPIDVEWIPEAKPVLPYEVKGVVTQEQLKNLPQEFKFAALSTLSPDTYEIKVKNDLEFTTGFLSKDEIEAVFKHLPIEVTYADHNDRVTFFSQSKFRKGFVRAKITIGRRFEYCHPPRLENFVKNVVNELKSGKADFKEYWTKLGDRIIRVIVIAVKNDVNAYLGTLEIVEDLTEIVNNPEEIKKKIIIL from the coding sequence GTGTCAACTATTGATAAAAATAAAATCGAAATATTAAAAGATATGCTAAGAAGCTTGCATAAAGGAGAATCAGTAGAAAATTTAAAGCAGAAGCTTAAAAATATTTTAAAAGAAATATCTCCATTTGAAATACCATTAGTTGAACAAGAGCTTATTAAGGAAGGAGTCCCTATTTCTGAAATCTTTAAATTATGTGATTTACATGTTGAACTTTTAAAGGATGCTTTACGTTCTAATGAGCTTAAAGATGTACCAGATGGTCATCCATTAAATCTTCTTTCTAAAGAAAACATGTATATTACTAAATTTGTTAAGACAATGAATATCTATATGGAGCTTTTAAATAAAGATAGCTTAGATGCTGTAAATTATTTAAAAGCTATTAATAATGTTGTATTTGAGCTTAAAAAATTTAGATTGCATTATAAAAAAATTCAAATGTTGATATTTCCATATCTTGAGCGAAGGGGCATAACTGCTATTCCAAGAGTTTTATGGAGTAAAGAAGATCAAGTTATAATTAAACTTAGAGAATTATCAATGCTTATAGAAAAAGGTTTATCTAATCCAAAGGAGTTTATTAATAATATAGTTGAGAAAGCGAAAGAAGTTTCTAATGCGATTTCTGACCTCATATTTAGGGAGGAAAAAATTCTTTTTCCAGCAGTTTGGATTCTTTTATCTGAAGGAGAATGGGCTGCTATACATGAAGCTGCTAAAGATATAGGTTATTTAGTACCAATTGATGTCGAATGGATTCCTGAAGCTAAACCAGTATTACCATATGAGGTTAAAGGTGTTGTTACACAGGAACAACTTAAGAATCTTCCACAAGAATTTAAGTTTGCTGCATTATCAACTTTATCACCAGATACATATGAAATTAAAGTTAAAAATGATTTAGAATTTACTACAGGTTTTTTAAGCAAGGATGAAATAGAAGCGGTATTCAAGCATTTACCAATTGAAGTAACATATGCTGACCATAATGATAGAGTTACTTTCTTTTCTCAAAGTAAATTTAGAAAAGGTTTTGTTAGAGCAAAAATTACTATTGGTAGACGGTTTGAGTATTGTCATCCACCTAGGCTTGAAAACTTTGTTAAAAACGTTGTTAATGAGTTAAAATCTGGTAAAGCAGATTTTAAAGAATACTGGACTAAACTTGGAGATAGAATAATTAGAGTTATTGTAATCGCTGTTAAAAATGATGTGAATGCTTATCTTGGAACATTGGAGATTGTAGAGGATTTAACAGAAATAGTGAATAACCCAGAAGAAATTAAAAAGAAAATAATCATTTTATAA
- a CDS encoding DedA family protein: MKMPLIKSSLLLVVGFTVLGLMLIFLLKNFSFNDLPFFLNVKSFIKKYGFIGVFFATILAGTIVPLGSPALITAAASFGLHPMYLALISTIGFTIGMVINYMLAYILGKNYVKKKIGENKFNEVSFLWMKWGWILYVIAGFIPTFPIEFLSLFCGVFKMRFNIFLILTFIPRFIIFMVLAYFGEWLGGWLKIV; this comes from the coding sequence ATGAAGATGCCATTAATTAAATCTTCATTACTTTTAGTGGTAGGTTTTACGGTATTAGGGTTAATGTTAATTTTTCTTCTGAAAAATTTTAGTTTTAATGATTTACCTTTTTTCTTGAATGTAAAAAGTTTTATTAAAAAATATGGTTTTATAGGAGTTTTTTTTGCAACTATTCTCGCTGGAACAATTGTACCTTTAGGAAGCCCTGCTTTAATTACTGCTGCAGCATCTTTTGGGCTTCATCCAATGTATCTTGCTTTAATTTCAACTATTGGATTTACAATAGGAATGGTGATTAATTATATGTTAGCTTATATTTTAGGGAAAAATTATGTTAAAAAAAAGATTGGTGAAAACAAATTTAATGAAGTGTCATTTCTTTGGATGAAGTGGGGTTGGATTCTCTATGTGATAGCTGGTTTTATCCCAACTTTCCCAATAGAGTTTTTATCTTTATTTTGCGGCGTATTTAAAATGCGATTTAATATTTTTTTAATTTTAACTTTTATACCTAGATTCATTATTTTTATGGTTTTAGCTTATTTTGGAGAATGGTTAGGTGGATGGCTTAAAATCGTATAA